DNA sequence from the Penicillium psychrofluorescens genome assembly, chromosome: 3 genome:
GATGAAAGATACGAGCTAACTCACTGGGTTGCACGGTGTCTCTTGATGGATAGCCGGACGAGAGAAGCTGTGGGCTATTTTGAATCACATTCACGATGGACGGAGAGTCatctcgatgatgaagaacacCCTGATCGACTGTCCTCTCAGCATAATCTCGCAAGAGCATATGCCCACGGTGACGACAGACAGACCAAGAAGGCAGTAGAGATGCTTCAGCATGTGGTTGCGGTGCGAGAGAGAACACTCGGCGAAGAGCACCATAATCGACTAGCATCTGAGCATGAGCTCGCAAGCGCATATCTAGATGACGGACAGGTTGAGCCGGCAGTGAAGCTGCTTCAGCATGTGGTCACAGTGAAAGAGAAAACACACGACGAAGAAGACCCCGATCGACTAGCATCTGAGCATGAGCTAGCAAGGGCATATCGCATAAACGGACAGATTGAGCAGGCAATAGAGCTGCTTCATCATGCGGTCGCGGTGAAAGAGAAAACAtacgacgaagaagatcctgatCGACTAGCATCTGAGTATGAGCTTGCAAGGGCATATCTAGATGACGGACAGGTTGAGCCGGCAATGAAGCTGCTTCAGCATGTGGTCGCAGTGCAAGAGAAAACACTCAACGAAGAGAACTCTGATCGGCTATTATCTCAGCACGAGCTCGCAAGGGCATACCTCAAAAACGGACAGATTGAGCAGGCAATAGCGCTGCTTCGGCATgtggtggcagtggaagaGAAAACTCTTAGCGAAGAACACCCCAGTCGACTCACAATCAGTATGAGCTCGCAAGAGCATACCTCTCTAGTGACGACAGAGAGATCGCCTTAACGCAGGCACTAGAGCTGCTTAAGCATTTGGTCGCAGTGCAAGAGAAAACACTCAACGAAGAGCACTCTGATCGACTAGTATCTCAGCACGAGCTCGCAAGGGCGTACCTCAGAAACGGACAGATTGAGCAGGCAGTAGAGCTGCTGAGGCATGTGGTTGCAGTACGAGAGATAACACTCGACGAAAAACACCCCGATCGACTCGGATCTGAGCTTCTACTCGAAATAGCAGTCCAGGCCGGTGAAGGAACCGCTTGCGAAGAATAATCTATGTCCTTCCATTTGATCTAACCATTGGCATCTCAGACCCTGCAAGCCTTGTAACCTGTACCAGAAGCGGGTAAACGAACTTTGGAGTCCCATTTGCGTCCTGGCATTCCCAACTTTCTCGTTGATCATTTTCCGTGAAAATAATGGCTACATACTCTTATATCTCAAATGGGACGATGTTGTTGTGCATTACAATCCTACGACAGAAATAGAGCTAGCGGGTTCTCTGGGCCTAACGATGTGCAGATAGCCAGGCTTGCCATTCCAAGGCTTGGAAAACAACCCGAGAGTACAATGCCACAAGGCGATTTTGCAAGGAACACATCATTCGGTTCTCACATTCGCGGGTTCAGATGGCGGGTACTGTAGTAAGTTTGGAGCGACTCGAGACTAGACTCGTCGACTCAACCCCGCATGCGCCACACGTTCCGGTGCTCCACCAGTATCATCCACTCGGATAGTGTGGGGAGTTCCACAGCATATAACTTACGTGAGAACTAAGAGGGGtgtgaagaggaagagaggacAAGGGGAAAACGGCACGTATATATGGGAACGATATATATGCACTTCACTTCGGATCCAAACCCATGAGGAATATAAAAAAAATTGGACGGCGTAAAAAGACTCGGAACCAGACAGACAGCCTAAGACAAACCAAACCACACAACATCGATCTACGTTCATTTCAAGGTTCGCTCACACAACACAACACCGCGGTACATTTATTCTCCCTTCTCCTCCCCTGAGTGtggggggaaagaaaacacGCCAGGAAGATAATAGCAAAGGAGGATAAAAAAGGGGCCTGGGGTCAGGAGTAGAGATAAGAACCAGGCGGGAGGTTTCGGGAGGTAGAGAGTagaaaaagaagccaaaAGCAACCCAATAGCCAAGAAATCCCAAAGTTCAGCAAAAAAAAGGCACagaccgagaccgagaccgtccagagcaaagaaaaagccaCGGTCGGGAGAATATCCAGGGTCCGAGCAGAATTGGAAAGGTCGTGACATCGTCAGCCATCTCTGAGGATGAGGTAaggtagagagagagcaCAGTCGAAACTGGACAGGACAGAACCCGCATGTaaaccaaaaacaaaaataatCTTTGAGAGTTGCTCGAGGCATACACCCAGGGTAAATAACAGCAACAACAGAGATGATACAGGCATAGCAAGCAAAACACCAAATCCAACAAAACTTTGTCTTTGCACATTACTCATCAGTGCCCACGCCCTTCTTTTTAGGTTGGATGTGTTTTTGACCGGAGCCGCTGGAGCCACTGGAACTCGAGGCTTTCTGCTTCAGGGCAGTGCCGTCACTAGGTGGTGGAGGCATAGTGCGGGTGGAAGTAGCCTCATGTTTTTCGGTCAGGAGATTCTTCAGCCAGCGATTCTCCATCTCGAGCTGGGCCACGCGAGCCTCCAGGGAAGCGTTCTTCTCTGTAGTCTCACGGACGGTGCGCTCGAGAACCTGCTcgcgctgcttcttcttcatgcgGAAGCGGGCCGATGCGGCGGTGTTGCGACGACGAcggtcctcctcggcggcgacgCGGCCATGCTCCTCCTGATtgagggcggcggcgatgcggTCACCGGGGATGGATGTGGAGTACTTGGCGTTGCTCATCTGGCCGTTGGgcggcgagatggacgaTGACACATCCGAGGGCGTCAGAGCCCCCGTGGCATGGCCCAGCTCGTCCGGCGCGAACGGCACGGGCGGGTAGATCGAATGAGCCGAGTAGGGCATCATATGATCGGGAATGGAGTAGTTGATGGACTTGTCTCCAGTGGCGCCTAGGGGGAAAGTAAGCACTGGCTCAAGGCTCTGTGATGCAGCGGAAGAAGTAGGGGAAGTCCCATCGAGGGAAGCGCAGAGCACGCAACCATCTCgaaggagggaaaaaaaagggttcTTCTGGGGAAGGATGAGGGGGGCATAGCATAAGAGGGCCGGTTAAGCCAGGGTTCTGCAGTCGTGGCTGCCTGTCCTCGGTTGTCATTTTGATGCGCGATGGCGTGCTCACTATTGAGCAGGGCCGGTGATCTCATCTTCCCACAGAGAGCAGAAATGAAAATCTCCGTGCGAGAGGCTCGTGGCAATTTTTTGGAGGGGGGTTCCCAGAAAAAAACAGCCACGTTTTCACGGACCGGGGGGGAATTGAAACCCCCTGGCTTAACCGGATGATACAGGTGGAATGGGATtggaaaacaaagaaaatgcAAAAAATCACAAGCTGGTCTCTCGACAGATGCAATCATGCTGCAGCTTTCTGTCTGAGCGTCTTGCGATGTGTCGCCAAACGAGCCACCAAGCATGCCGATGGCGCAAGAACTGCCATCTCTGGCAACAATGACAAGATAAAAAAAGCTTCAACATACCATGATAGGGATATCCGCGGAGATCTAGCGAAGTGCGCTCGTCCTCTATGCTATCGTACGAGCTGACGGAAAGTCCGCCCATGCCCTCCGTCTGGTCGTAATCCATATTGACGTTGGCAAACGGGACCAGCCCGGTGTCAGCATCAAACGAATAGTGCCGAGTCTTGGCCGCGGGATCGTGCCGTGAGAGCAAGAAGTTGAAATTCTCGATCTTATCGAAGGCCGGGCCAGGCAGACGAGGGACCTGAGGTTGTTGTTCCTCGGGCATGGTTggaggaaaaagggagagagagaacgagagggagaagaaaagggaaaaaaaaaaaggcccTCGGCCCTTCGATGCCAGTTTAGGGTTAAGAGTGGGAGGGGGGAGGCGACAAGGACCCGACCCCAGATGAGacgggaggaggaggggaggtACTTTCCCCCCGAGAagatgattgattgattgaaCGAGCACGACAGAGACAGAGGATTATTCCATTGCCGGTCGCATACCGCGGGAACAACGCCACGTACGCAGGAAAGAGtgggaaaaaaaaggggagAGCGACCGTGTGGTGTGTAGAGAGACACAGATCGCCTGGGAAAGTGAGGCTAGTCGATGATctgatgagatggagaaatGTCGTGATCGGGGGCTGTGGTTCGCCCGCGGGTGCGGCCAGGGGGATCGCTTCACCGCTCTGGGGAGGAGCCCTAATCCAAAGCGACGGGGTGCGATTTaaagggaagaaaaggtCGTgcgagaaaaagaaaaatggaATCGTCTGGCCAGAAGATTCCCCGGATTGATGTACAGAGCAGAAGACAATGATGGAAAAGGGGGGATGTTCTCGGTCTGTCTGGATTACTGGCGATTACTGGTGTCAAGACTCCGCCTTGCCCACAATCACACCCTTCGGGCCCGTCTCCACCGCTGATGACGCGGATTTCTTACTCGTAAAGTACCAAAGCTTGGCGGTTTATTACCATCCCC
Encoded proteins:
- a CDS encoding uncharacterized protein (ID:PFLUO_004320-T1.cds;~source:funannotate), translating into MPEEQQPQVPRLPGPAFDKIENFNFLLSRHDPAAKTRHYSFDADTGLVPFANVNMDYDQTEGMGGLSVSSYDSIEDERTSLDLRGYPYHGATGDKSINYSIPDHMMPYSAHSIYPPVPFAPDELGHATGALTPSDVSSSISPPNGQMSNAKYSTSIPGDRIAAALNQEEHGRVAAEEDRRRRNTAASARFRMKKKQREQVLERTVRETTEKNASLEARVAQLEMENRWLKNLLTEKHEATSTRTMPPPPSDGTALKQKASSSSGSSGSGQKHIQPKKKGVGTDE